aggtCCCAGACCCACAGTAACCAGGTAGTACAAGCCTCATGCCCTTGTTGCACAATGTCTTTGTGCAGATTATGGAGACTTTcatacgtcagggactcggtgatgatcgcgacctctggctcccctgcgggttgtgaggttcctccattcctatCCCTGTctgggtgctctgctttcatcttagacctccttgtttctaccggggcaactgctgctggctgtgactgcctttgtggttcagctggaacctggacagttgtaacatctgtgggttccacagctgtactattagactgtccctcctcaaggcaaagggccggtttctcaccagctggggaaatgcactccttcagcatctctcgtatctccttaaccagaaccctcacccaatctgggtcgttcatttctgaggtgggctgtagggcagggtcaggctttggagcagcagcatctccagtctctggggcagggtcaggctctgcagcagcatctccagtCTCTGGTGTAGGTGTCAGGGtcgttatccaggttaatcttcccttatctctgagtgctaaatataacaggcaTAAGAGGCATATCAGCagcaccacccattgtatgatatcattagcacttagagtggatcttaaccctttgaaaACTGGTGGACTGGACTCAAAGACATGGTTAAAAGGTTGTGAGAAAATTTCCCCCAGTGtaatttcctcacagtaggtaccattattaaagtaaccccaaaaacatacagttagtgtgtgatagctcTGAATCCAtggacctgccttccagaggaagttaaagatccatgaattcctcaccttATTAACCCATAAGCCAAACTGGATAACAGACACagtagttataggacccatttttagataagggccTGCAAATGGGAGAAATACAGCTGCAAACACGTGCCACCCAAAACAGGGTAAACTAGATCACATGGTGATACTTAAAGATGTTTCTATATCAGCacacacaacaacaacaacaacaacaacaagaaaattaaattacttgagaactgttaatcctttttcttttttccctctcaatgccctcgagccCCAGGTTGGGCACCAAAATCTGTctaggtttgaaaagacaggagtctgtgaaggaaggcaagagcctcctgtgaaatggaaaaggtaaaccccctccctccgaattaccacaatttaacaaaaggctctcaggcaaagatatgggaatgggaataacagttcttgactaggaaaaaaacaaaataaaaataataataacaaaacaaaTGTAATTAATACAAACGaaactagtgatggagtcagaaacctgacaccctgaggagtcagggtgttggtaatagtccagttaaaatggtggctgctcctcctggagtggcagatgaaatgctgctgaagtggtgatctctagaagggtggagttttctctgaaggtctggtagtagttgggcctgatcttcctctgggaattcagcagtgaagaagctgctcctatGGGGATACAGCAAAGTGGCTGCCAGTGTctcaaaaagtgctgattttatgcaggtaggaatgcttggctcctccctctgggtggagcatctcaccatgggatgatgtaactttactggtcatgcagtgagtcattcaatggtccatgaacagaatatatctccccagagggagacattgttcttggaagagataagaaaactgcccaacctccaacagatggcaaatagaatacatgcttatcttacaagccaggacacaCAGTTTGTAACCAAGAGTCGGGTGCAGCTGAGAAGGCTCCGAGCGCCTCCTCCCAGGCTGATTCTGCAGAtccgaggctgctctgggctctgccagggctctgctggggctcagctctgggccaTGCTGGGCCCACTCTCCCCTCACATTGCTCCGGGCAGCCGAGTcacagagagaggaggaagggacaccTCAAGGGAGTTGAGGTTTAAGagagtttttattcaaaaaactGCCATACCAAACAGGCTGTCATAAGAACCGTAATAAACAGGCTGTCCTAACTACCATAACCAACTAGCACTGCTAACTACCATCACTAACTAGTTGTCCTAACTAACTACTGTAACTAACAGCTGTCCTCCAGTGCTtcatctcctctgctgctgcctcagttgCTTTGATGCGGTGATCAGAGGggtcaggctggagagaggcttGGCTGATGATAAAAATGGATGCTGCCCAAAGgatataaaagaaagaaatgaactgtTACTTTCCAGAGCAACTTTCTCACAGGCTCTGTTgcaacaggacaaagggaaactcaggagagggaagcaggctCAGGTTAGATCTAAGGCAGAATCTTTTTGCCGGGAGAGAGGGGAAACACTGACCGAAggtgcccagggatgtgggaggtgcctcctccctgggaacatccaagctcaggccaggcagggctctAAGCACCTGACCTGCCTGAAGATGGCCCTGCTCCTTGTGGGGCACCAGGGGCAGATGCCCTCGAAAGGACCCTGCCAAGCCAAACCCGGCGAGGATTCTGCTTGCTTTGCGTGTGGAACGCAGCGAGGCTGGAGACTATCGGAGGGGCCCCAGCAGAAAACCCTTCTCTGGCGCTGCTGCTTCCTCTCAGCCGCTCGgcattcacctgcagcagctcctgggcagaccagcgcTGCTCCTCGTCCGGCTCCAGGCTGCACTCGAGGAAGTCCCGCAGCAGAGCCGACAGGCGccggggctcctgcagctgtgggGTCCCGTTGTGCCGGATCAGAGCgcgagcctgcaggaaaagcaaactcagcactctgccagcttccttcccacccacaggTGCTCACAGCGACCCCGGgttctcagccccagctccaggggcactttcctccctggcagagatgctgctcacagctcattttcctgtgccaaccaaaaaacccaaaccctggtgctgccacagccatTGGAAAGAGCTGATGTACTTGCTTCACATTTTCAGGTCATCCTCAGAGCCAGAAGAGCTGCAACAGCataaatcccaaagcaaattGTTGCTGGAGAGCAGAATATTTGTTTGTGTTGAGGCTC
The sequence above is drawn from the Lonchura striata isolate bLonStr1 chromosome 31, bLonStr1.mat, whole genome shotgun sequence genome and encodes:
- the LOC144247711 gene encoding serine/threonine-protein kinase PAK 1-like is translated as MVGTAHWMAPEVVTSSPYGPKVDIWSFGIVTIEMVEGEPPYFKEMRAMARALIRHNGTPQLQEPRRLSALLRDFLECSLEPDEEQRWSAQELLQHPFLSSAKPLSSLTPLITASKQLRQQQRR